From Butyricimonas paravirosa, one genomic window encodes:
- a CDS encoding TlpA family protein disulfide reductase — protein MRKNLILFWMIAVILPLSSFAQGVDFKSLTMKEAQVVAVKEKKMIFIDFYTTWCGPCKMMSSEVFTQDQVGEYFNRTFVNLKVDAEKGEGVELAKKYQVKAYPTFVVLRADGTEVYRTAGARPADEFVDKIRKGIDPKWSPEGLTRRYEKGERTPELVNEYALLQMETGNGEIGGKVVQEYFDKLSDKKRVKPENFFLYTRYTLSYKDPKADYVFANKDRFIKANGQEVVEPLLYNWLRQEMIPFVMAKGVPDTGENLKALQDLETKIQKAALANLGCMSELDEIARVRWEGDLKAYLDICREKFASLESKDRFSILLGLGALQEENDAIKTLAAGLLRDHLDEFENTNRRVLYMTLLNLEGKKEYRLRASIDGVKKGKVTVSYFLRGKFEREDYEFDNHMIDISLAGRDTVAASVRLLCEELACPTARGNDYYPHFNFIVVPGEAAVVKVDAEKGKVAELEWQRGGAISHDFVRLNYDLLEADERDYNQLVMDNIIRGGDIRDYPDEFQASWDAGKRRVMAFIRENTNSFISVMELWEHYIWFDENEAEDIYNRFPENLKASPYGRVIAQRLERSKDSRTGQPAKNFVKKDMNGKTVSLEKLRGKYVLLDFWGSWCGPCRASHPHLKELYEKYKKQVVFINVAQENVKDLNEARKLWKTAVKEDGMTWTQILNNEGRDEYDVVRLFNISSFPTKVLIDPNGVVVSRMVGGMVDAGEILKKVLGK, from the coding sequence ATGAGAAAAAATCTAATATTATTCTGGATGATAGCGGTAATTTTACCGCTGTCATCTTTTGCTCAGGGAGTTGATTTTAAGTCGTTGACGATGAAGGAGGCGCAGGTTGTTGCGGTGAAAGAGAAGAAGATGATATTCATTGATTTCTACACGACGTGGTGCGGACCGTGTAAGATGATGTCTTCGGAGGTATTTACCCAAGATCAGGTCGGCGAGTATTTTAACCGGACGTTTGTGAATCTGAAAGTGGATGCGGAGAAGGGTGAAGGAGTAGAGTTGGCAAAGAAATATCAAGTGAAGGCTTACCCGACATTCGTGGTGTTACGGGCGGATGGGACGGAAGTTTATCGAACGGCAGGAGCCCGTCCGGCGGATGAGTTTGTCGACAAGATTAGGAAAGGAATTGATCCTAAATGGTCGCCTGAAGGTTTGACACGTCGTTACGAGAAGGGAGAGCGTACACCGGAGTTGGTGAACGAGTATGCTTTGTTACAGATGGAGACGGGAAACGGGGAGATCGGTGGAAAGGTTGTACAGGAGTATTTTGATAAACTATCGGATAAGAAGAGAGTGAAACCGGAAAACTTCTTTCTTTATACCCGTTACACGTTGAGTTACAAGGATCCGAAGGCCGATTACGTGTTTGCTAACAAAGATCGTTTTATCAAGGCAAACGGACAAGAGGTTGTCGAGCCTTTGTTGTATAATTGGCTACGGCAAGAGATGATCCCTTTCGTGATGGCGAAGGGAGTCCCGGATACGGGAGAAAACTTAAAGGCTTTGCAGGATTTGGAAACAAAGATTCAGAAGGCCGCTTTGGCGAATCTCGGTTGTATGTCGGAACTGGATGAGATTGCGAGGGTTCGTTGGGAAGGTGATTTGAAGGCTTATCTGGATATTTGCAGGGAAAAGTTTGCATCGCTGGAATCCAAGGATCGTTTTTCCATATTGCTTGGTTTGGGGGCCTTGCAAGAAGAGAATGACGCTATAAAGACTTTGGCGGCCGGGTTACTCCGGGATCATCTGGATGAGTTTGAAAATACGAATCGGCGAGTGCTTTACATGACGCTGTTGAATCTTGAGGGAAAGAAGGAATACCGTCTGCGGGCCTCCATAGATGGGGTGAAGAAAGGGAAAGTGACGGTTTCTTACTTCTTGCGTGGAAAGTTTGAACGGGAAGATTACGAGTTCGATAATCACATGATAGATATTAGCCTTGCGGGACGGGACACGGTGGCCGCAAGTGTACGTTTGTTGTGTGAAGAACTGGCTTGTCCCACGGCAAGAGGGAATGATTATTATCCTCATTTCAACTTTATCGTTGTTCCGGGAGAGGCTGCCGTGGTGAAGGTTGATGCAGAGAAAGGGAAGGTAGCCGAGTTGGAATGGCAAAGAGGCGGAGCGATTTCTCATGATTTTGTTCGTCTGAATTATGATCTGTTGGAGGCAGACGAGCGAGATTATAACCAATTGGTGATGGATAATATTATTCGTGGTGGTGATATTCGGGATTACCCGGACGAGTTCCAAGCGTCATGGGATGCGGGAAAACGTCGGGTCATGGCATTTATCCGGGAGAATACGAATAGTTTTATCTCGGTGATGGAGTTGTGGGAACATTACATCTGGTTTGACGAGAACGAGGCCGAAGATATTTATAATCGTTTCCCCGAAAACTTGAAAGCAAGTCCCTACGGGCGGGTGATCGCGCAGCGTCTGGAGCGGAGTAAGGATTCGAGAACGGGGCAACCGGCAAAGAATTTCGTGAAGAAAGATATGAACGGGAAAACGGTGTCTCTTGAAAAGTTACGGGGAAAGTACGTGTTGCTGGACTTCTGGGGAAGCTGGTGCGGACCTTGCCGGGCATCGCATCCTCATTTGAAAGAGTTGTATGAAAAGTACAAAAAACAGGTCGTTTTTATCAACGTGGCCCAAGAGAACGTGAAAGATTTGAACGAGGCCCGGAAACTTTGGAAGACGGCAGTTAAAGAGGATGGAATGACGTGGACTCAAATATTGAATAACGAGGGACGGGACGAGTATGACGTGGTACGTTTATTTAATATTTCCTCGTTTCCGACGAAGGTATTAATTGATCCCAATGGTGTCGTGGTTTCACGAATGGTCGGGGGAATGGTTGAT